The following are encoded in a window of Ruminiclostridium herbifermentans genomic DNA:
- the spoIIIAC gene encoding stage III sporulation protein AC — MDGIDLIFKIAAIGIIVSVLYELLKRTGREEQAMMITLAGIVVVLMIVSKEIAGLFQAVKTMFQF; from the coding sequence ATGGATGGCATTGATCTTATATTTAAAATAGCAGCAATAGGAATAATTGTTTCAGTACTTTATGAATTGCTTAAGCGAACAGGCAGAGAAGAGCAGGCAATGATGATAACCTTGGCAGGAATAGTTGTTGTGCTGATGATAGTTTCAAAAGAAATAGCAGGACTTTTCCAGGCTGTTAAAACTATGTTCCAGTTCTAA
- the spoIIIAA gene encoding stage III sporulation protein AA — protein sequence MSNKPLQKLKSVENDILPFVIPSIKNILLKMESDILDNLEEIRLRASKPLMVFYKNFDWFVTAEGLLTKDISASYILAQMEILKTMELMSENSVYAYQDEIRAGYLTLRGGHRVGLCGKTVIQEGQVRNIKDFNGLNIRVAKEISGCSKHIIKFIIKNSSDIYNTLLVGPPQCGKTTILRDVARIMSNGAADFDFTGLKVGIVDERSEIAACFKGIAQNDVGFRTDIMDGCPKALGMEMLLRSMSPNIIITDEIGTQGDKAAILKVLNSGVKIITSAHGYSITELKMREELLEMIKSGVFERIIVLSSRNGPGTLEEVVDSKLTAIYRRCRA from the coding sequence ATGAGCAATAAGCCTTTGCAAAAGCTAAAATCTGTTGAAAATGACATTCTGCCGTTTGTCATACCCAGTATAAAAAATATACTGCTTAAAATGGAAAGTGATATTTTGGACAATCTAGAGGAAATAAGATTAAGGGCAAGCAAGCCTTTGATGGTATTTTACAAGAACTTTGACTGGTTTGTTACAGCAGAGGGCTTACTGACAAAGGATATCTCTGCATCCTATATATTAGCTCAAATGGAAATATTAAAAACAATGGAGCTAATGAGTGAGAACTCAGTATATGCTTACCAGGATGAAATAAGAGCGGGGTATCTAACTCTTCGTGGAGGCCATAGAGTAGGGCTTTGCGGTAAAACAGTAATTCAAGAAGGACAAGTAAGAAATATAAAGGATTTCAATGGGCTAAATATTCGTGTTGCTAAGGAAATATCAGGCTGCTCCAAGCATATCATAAAATTCATAATAAAAAATAGCAGTGATATATATAATACCTTGTTAGTCGGACCACCCCAATGCGGTAAAACTACTATTTTAAGAGATGTCGCAAGAATTATGAGCAACGGTGCTGCAGATTTTGATTTTACAGGGCTTAAGGTTGGAATTGTAGATGAGAGATCAGAAATTGCAGCTTGCTTCAAAGGCATTGCACAAAATGATGTTGGCTTTAGAACTGACATTATGGATGGATGCCCTAAAGCCTTAGGTATGGAAATGCTACTTCGAAGTATGTCTCCTAATATAATAATTACTGATGAAATTGGAACTCAGGGCGACAAGGCAGCAATACTAAAGGTTTTGAACTCAGGAGTTAAAATTATAACCTCTGCTCATGGCTATAGCATTACAGAACTCAAAATGAGGGAAGAACTGCTGGAAATGATTAAGTCAGGCGTATTTGAAAGAATTATCGTACTAAGCAGCAGAAATGGCCCCGGAACTCTTGAAGAAGTTGTTGACTCCAAGCTTACAGCAATATACAGGAGGTGCCGGGCATGA
- a CDS encoding stage III sporulation protein AF, with the protein MLLFLKDWIINIVTITVILILFEIIIPTGKIKKIINLVSGFILLIVIINPFIALRNQNYTLREDIISDSFYIDKKELENSSKLLNDTQMKQIAGIYKKKLINKIQAETEEIEGVVALKVDVQINEDYNSDSFGEVNRVYLEMQKNKKQDKDEKTADSIKIKPVSVVNVEINSQSENAKTKASNQINENNSKIAEQVKDNLNRALEINKDLIFVTILEE; encoded by the coding sequence ATGCTTCTATTTTTGAAGGACTGGATAATAAATATTGTAACTATTACAGTAATACTTATTCTCTTTGAAATTATAATTCCAACAGGCAAAATAAAGAAAATAATTAATTTGGTATCAGGCTTTATTTTGTTAATTGTAATTATAAATCCATTTATAGCGTTAAGGAATCAGAATTATACATTGAGAGAAGACATTATTTCCGACAGCTTTTATATTGATAAAAAAGAACTGGAAAACAGCAGCAAGCTATTAAATGATACTCAAATGAAACAAATTGCAGGTATTTATAAAAAGAAACTGATAAATAAAATACAAGCTGAAACAGAAGAAATAGAGGGTGTAGTAGCCTTAAAGGTAGATGTTCAAATTAATGAAGACTACAATAGTGACAGTTTTGGTGAGGTTAATAGAGTGTATTTAGAAATGCAAAAAAATAAAAAGCAAGATAAAGATGAAAAAACAGCTGATAGTATAAAAATAAAGCCTGTTTCGGTAGTGAATGTTGAAATTAATTCACAATCAGAAAATGCGAAAACGAAAGCATCAAATCAAATAAATGAAAATAACAGTAAAATTGCAGAGCAGGTTAAAGACAATCTTAATAGGGCTCTTGAAATAAATAAGGACTTGATTTTCGTAACAATACTAGAAGAGTGA
- a CDS encoding AAA family ATPase, producing MKLIIDNFAKIEHADILVDGITVIAGENNTGKSTVGKVLFSLFNSIAGIEGQIVNQRLKEIEDICYILVKNNYIEKIENNSVEKEISMVAKHIAFTITNELDLKTFLGDNSYNKNDITFTIKKVLKYSNIKYSEIDEFNQMIDETADKIISIFNLPNQAIISEVLTRYFNSVFYKQINSLNNENKNAILELEIKKKCINLVFSNNECTEFSADIPILNKAVYIDNPFIIDTLSSTGELNTIDDYLKNLLIKNNKADIMDGIFESVLAKEKLKEVYQTLQTVVDGQIIKNQHGFALQNDGFSEPVNFNNLSAGLKSFVIIKMLLEKGVLKEKDVLVLDEPEIHLHPQWQVAYAELIVLLQKSFDLSIIIATHSPYFLDAINLFSVKHGIDKKVNYYLSSMENNKVNMEIVTDNIDLIYKKMVSPVQLLDTLRHQLNNE from the coding sequence ATGAAATTAATAATTGATAATTTTGCAAAGATAGAACATGCGGATATTCTAGTTGATGGGATTACTGTTATTGCTGGAGAAAATAATACTGGAAAAAGTACAGTGGGAAAGGTGCTTTTTTCGTTGTTTAATTCAATAGCTGGTATTGAAGGCCAAATTGTTAATCAACGATTAAAAGAAATTGAGGATATTTGCTATATTTTAGTGAAAAATAATTATATTGAAAAAATTGAAAATAATTCAGTTGAAAAAGAAATATCAATGGTAGCAAAACATATTGCTTTTACTATAACAAATGAGCTTGATTTAAAAACTTTTCTGGGTGATAATTCTTATAATAAAAATGACATTACATTTACTATAAAAAAAGTACTAAAATATTCGAACATAAAGTATAGTGAAATTGATGAATTTAATCAAATGATTGATGAAACAGCTGACAAAATAATATCTATTTTTAATTTGCCTAATCAGGCTATTATATCAGAAGTTCTAACACGATATTTTAACAGTGTATTTTATAAACAAATTAACTCTCTTAATAATGAAAATAAAAATGCTATATTGGAATTGGAGATAAAGAAGAAGTGCATTAATCTAGTGTTTTCAAATAATGAATGTACAGAGTTTTCAGCAGATATTCCTATTTTAAACAAAGCAGTTTATATTGATAACCCTTTTATTATAGATACGCTATCTAGTACTGGTGAGTTAAATACTATTGATGATTATTTGAAAAATTTATTAATTAAAAATAATAAAGCAGACATAATGGATGGGATTTTTGAATCTGTTCTTGCTAAAGAAAAGCTAAAAGAAGTTTATCAGACTCTGCAAACAGTTGTTGATGGACAAATAATTAAAAATCAGCATGGATTTGCTTTACAAAATGATGGCTTTAGCGAGCCTGTTAATTTTAACAACCTTTCAGCAGGACTAAAATCATTTGTCATTATAAAAATGCTGCTTGAGAAGGGTGTATTAAAGGAAAAGGATGTTTTAGTTTTAGATGAGCCAGAAATACACTTACATCCTCAGTGGCAGGTAGCATACGCAGAGTTAATTGTATTGCTGCAAAAAAGCTTTGATTTATCAATAATAATTGCAACCCATAGTCCATATTTTTTGGATGCAATAAATTTATTTTCTGTAAAGCATGGTATTGATAAAAAGGTTAATTACTATTTGTCTTCCATGGAAAATAACAAGGTAAATATGGAAATAGTGACAGATAATATTGACTTGATTTATAAGAAAATGGTGTCTCCTGTCCAGTTACTGGATACATTGCGCCACCAGCTAAATAATGAGTAA
- the spoIIIAD gene encoding stage III sporulation protein AD gives MDILQIVCVGIIAVVLSSIIKKQRPELALQLGIATGILIFIVVIVKLSAVIDFLQSFSKKANIDYTYINILLKIVGIAYIAEFGAEVCKDAGESSIASKIELAGKVTIVILAVPIISSLLDLVIKLMP, from the coding sequence ATGGATATACTTCAGATTGTTTGTGTCGGCATAATTGCGGTTGTTTTATCATCAATAATAAAAAAGCAGCGTCCTGAGTTAGCTTTACAATTGGGAATAGCTACGGGCATATTAATATTTATTGTTGTTATAGTAAAGCTGTCTGCCGTAATAGATTTTTTGCAAAGCTTCAGCAAAAAAGCAAATATAGATTATACCTACATAAATATACTTTTGAAAATAGTTGGAATTGCCTATATTGCTGAGTTTGGAGCTGAGGTTTGCAAGGATGCCGGTGAATCCTCCATTGCCTCAAAAATAGAACTTGCTGGAAAAGTGACAATTGTGATTTTGGCTGTACCGATAATTTCTTCATTGCTGGATTTAGTAATAAAGCTTATGCCTTAG
- the spoIIIAB gene encoding stage III sporulation protein SpoIIIAB — translation MIIKLIGAVILIGGTSIIGFSMAAECSKRPRALRELQSMLQMLENEISYLSNLLAEAFIRIYNSAKFDTAIIFREAAKYLGTNGYTADLAWEKAVEENYGKLSLNYEDKTILLTFGKMLGNSDLEGQLNNIRLISSQLKLQEQKAEEMKKKNEKMYRSLGVLSGLAIAIIFF, via the coding sequence ATGATAATAAAACTTATAGGGGCAGTCATACTTATTGGCGGCACTAGCATAATAGGCTTTTCAATGGCAGCTGAATGCTCAAAAAGACCAAGGGCTTTACGAGAATTGCAATCTATGCTGCAAATGCTGGAAAACGAGATAAGCTATTTGTCCAATTTATTGGCAGAAGCATTTATTAGAATATATAACAGCGCTAAATTTGATACTGCAATAATTTTTAGGGAGGCAGCTAAATATCTAGGTACAAATGGTTACACAGCAGATTTGGCTTGGGAAAAGGCGGTTGAGGAAAACTATGGAAAGCTGTCTTTGAATTATGAGGACAAGACAATTCTTCTAACCTTTGGGAAAATGCTTGGTAATTCCGATTTGGAGGGTCAATTAAATAATATTAGGCTTATTTCGTCACAACTAAAGCTGCAAGAGCAAAAGGCTGAAGAAATGAAAAAGAAGAACGAAAAAATGTATCGAAGTCTTGGAGTTTTGAGCGGTTTGGCAATAGCTATAATATTTTTCTGA
- the spoIIIAE gene encoding stage III sporulation protein AE — translation MPMKKILSVHIDKQKLRFISFAVQANETILHNFKRKMNIRIKTCTIFLIVFISILSPMVLNPMEALAAKDNNASSGQIIGQETEKSQYDDTNSLDDTSSLIEEQLNANDTKSITESVKKYYSKEAEELFPEFKPDNIISSAVKGDFDLSITGIINRVVRYLLGEVFLNTDILIKIIILAIICAILKNLQNSFLSESVGELAFFVCYIVIVSVLMISFSTAMTMCVSIIDKMVSFMHSIIPLLISLLVSTGNLSSAGVFQPILIMLVELGATIIKNFFIPLIFLITVLNIVNNISDKVQLTKLSGFIKQICTWGIGLILTIFIAVVSIQGTMGAVVDGVTSKTAKFALGTFIPVVGKYLADAADTVVGCTLVIKNASGIVAMIGIIIICLAPLLKILALVILYRLASAIVEPISDKKITNCMSDMASSLTFLLGITAAVSVMFLIAITVVISTTNLSTMIR, via the coding sequence ATGCCAATGAAAAAAATTTTATCTGTACATATTGACAAACAAAAATTAAGATTTATCTCTTTTGCGGTTCAAGCAAATGAGACCATTTTACATAATTTTAAAAGGAAAATGAATATTCGCATTAAAACATGTACTATATTTTTGATTGTTTTCATATCCATATTAAGCCCCATGGTATTAAACCCTATGGAAGCTTTGGCTGCTAAAGACAATAATGCTAGTAGCGGTCAAATTATTGGTCAAGAGACAGAAAAAAGTCAATATGATGATACAAATAGTTTAGATGATACAAGTAGTTTAATTGAAGAGCAGCTAAATGCAAACGATACTAAATCCATTACAGAAAGCGTTAAAAAGTATTATTCCAAGGAAGCTGAAGAGCTGTTTCCTGAATTCAAGCCTGATAACATAATATCCTCAGCGGTTAAGGGGGATTTTGATTTAAGCATTACCGGAATAATTAACAGAGTAGTGAGATATTTGCTTGGCGAGGTGTTTTTGAACACTGATATCTTGATTAAGATAATTATTCTGGCGATTATTTGTGCCATATTGAAGAACTTGCAGAATTCATTTTTAAGTGAAAGTGTGGGAGAACTTGCATTCTTTGTTTGCTATATTGTTATAGTTTCGGTATTGATGATTAGCTTCAGCACTGCTATGACCATGTGTGTGTCTATAATTGACAAAATGGTTAGCTTTATGCACTCAATTATTCCGTTATTAATCAGTTTGCTTGTATCAACAGGAAATCTTTCGTCAGCTGGAGTTTTTCAGCCTATACTTATTATGCTTGTGGAATTAGGGGCTACAATTATAAAAAATTTCTTTATACCCCTAATATTTTTGATAACGGTGTTAAATATCGTTAACAATATTTCGGACAAGGTTCAGTTAACAAAACTCTCCGGCTTTATTAAGCAAATATGCACATGGGGAATTGGCCTGATATTGACAATATTTATTGCGGTTGTTTCCATTCAAGGCACCATGGGAGCAGTAGTAGATGGTGTAACAAGCAAAACAGCTAAATTTGCTCTTGGAACCTTTATACCTGTTGTGGGAAAATATTTGGCTGATGCTGCTGATACAGTAGTTGGCTGTACTTTAGTAATAAAAAATGCCTCTGGTATTGTTGCTATGATTGGCATAATAATAATTTGTCTAGCTCCATTATTGAAAATACTTGCTCTTGTAATATTATACAGACTAGCCAGTGCAATTGTTGAGCCAATATCTGATAAGAAAATTACAAACTGCATGAGTGACATGGCAAGTTCATTGACCTTCCTGCTGGGAATAACGGCGGCAGTATCTGTTATGTTCTTGATAGCTATAACAGTTGTAATAAGTACAACTAATTTATCAACAATGATAAGATAG